In Candidatus Nomurabacteria bacterium, a genomic segment contains:
- a CDS encoding glycosyltransferase family 2 protein, whose amino-acid sequence MSNPVELSIVLPAYNEAKRLPPSLETILEYFPKHYPDLSYEVVVVDDGSTDGTARLAAGYGKPVRVHSVPHGGKGAAVKAGMLEARGVWVLLTDTDLSTPIQDFAKFWPERKQYDVLIGSRALPEADITVRQSSVKVTLGRIGNKLIQWLAVSGIEDTQCGFKLYSKRCRMLFQKQQLRGWGFDFEILFLAKKFHFTMKEIPVTWKNDFASKVRPSDYIKTFWELLSVRYHDILGHYR is encoded by the coding sequence ATGTCAAATCCTGTTGAGCTTTCCATTGTTTTGCCGGCGTATAATGAAGCGAAGCGCCTGCCTCCCAGCTTGGAAACTATCCTTGAATATTTCCCCAAGCACTACCCCGATCTTAGCTACGAGGTAGTGGTGGTGGATGATGGTAGCACGGATGGTACTGCTCGATTAGCAGCTGGTTATGGGAAGCCGGTCCGGGTGCATTCTGTGCCACATGGCGGTAAAGGTGCTGCCGTTAAGGCTGGAATGCTAGAAGCAAGAGGTGTCTGGGTGTTGCTGACCGATACTGATCTCTCCACTCCGATTCAAGATTTCGCTAAGTTTTGGCCGGAGCGTAAGCAGTATGATGTGTTGATTGGCTCGCGAGCATTACCCGAAGCTGATATTACCGTTCGTCAATCTTCGGTGAAGGTAACGCTGGGACGAATTGGAAATAAGTTGATTCAATGGTTAGCAGTGTCCGGCATAGAAGATACGCAATGCGGATTTAAACTGTATAGTAAGCGCTGCCGTATGCTTTTTCAAAAGCAGCAGCTACGAGGGTGGGGATTTGATTTTGAAATACTTTTCCTGGCAAAAAAATTTCACTTCACGATGAAGGAAATTCCTGTGACTTGGAAGAATGATTTTGCTAGTAAGGTGCGTCCCTCAGATTATATAAAAACTTTTTGGGAGCTTCTTAGTGTTCGATACCATGACATTTTAGGTCATTATCGTTAA
- a CDS encoding GtrA family protein — MQQLVNYIRQHPFIERRPGLAQFIKFGVVGFGNTCLDFSIYFSLTRFFHVPFLAANAVAFLSAVSLSFTLNKRWTFRDRQRAFRRQYTRFVAVSAVGAVLTELGLWFFVVVVGLHDIYAKIVSVLIVLFWNFFANKFWTFRQH, encoded by the coding sequence ATGCAGCAGCTTGTTAACTACATTCGCCAACACCCATTCATTGAGCGCCGGCCTGGCCTGGCGCAATTTATTAAGTTTGGTGTTGTTGGGTTTGGGAATACCTGCCTAGACTTTAGTATTTATTTTTCGCTCACTCGTTTTTTTCACGTTCCCTTTTTAGCAGCAAACGCGGTTGCATTTTTAAGCGCAGTAAGTTTAAGCTTTACCTTAAATAAGCGCTGGACTTTTCGTGATCGTCAAAGAGCCTTTCGTCGGCAATACACTCGCTTTGTCGCTGTGAGTGCGGTAGGCGCAGTACTAACCGAATTAGGACTTTGGTTTTTTGTTGTCGTAGTAGGATTGCACGATATTTATGCAAAGATAGTGTCAGTGCTCATTGTGCTATTTTGGAATTTTTTTGCCAATAAATTTTGGACCTTTCGTCAGCATTAA
- a CDS encoding S8 family serine peptidase: MRWGRFIGGIVLVWIFSFFSPQVEAQSQFVYPGQRVVGFTTTGISANEEGDIITDNDHLATILSTFPSLTVQQLSAQSFLFSLPNETEANDLQDRLASLPETRYIEPNYLVGATFTPNDPLYNQQWNFTKVKASQAWDYDTSSPTHGGDPSVIVAVLDTGVAYQAYTDPNPAKCLVENPGNCLSAGAEYAKAPDFSATNFTTGYDFVNEDTHPNDDNGHGTHVSSTIAETTHNSLGAAGLAYHSTIMPVKVLARDGYGTTADIAQGIDYARTHGADIISMSLGTSSYSQALTDAVNDAIAQGILVVAATGNANSSTLLYPARTSGVIAVGATGNTTQNTRASYSNYGQNIALVAPGGDGSSSIIQQGFTNLDGDSLPADFTTFGYVGYQGTSMATPHVSAALALFLAAGADPADAKGVLTETAKDLGSSGYDLEYGYGLLDIDAGLSVITTDVTPPVSSASLSPSSPNGQNGFYSTAPQMTLSASDDAAGVSAIFYRINSGSWQTYSSAVTLPKGNITVEYYAEDLADNIESAHSFEVKIDTLAPTVTITYPFAGSSTGNRRHYIVGVSRDDDSGIAEVTVNGRLAFRDGNTYSGVLTLGPGLNTVTVKATDQAGLVSTATDTMNYDVWVNLLSAPLSNHSPTVRTLRQDGSLLWETMAYAPNFTGGVNITSGDIDRDGLMEFVSAPASSGGPHIRVFSSRGALEYQFMAYAPSYRGGVSIATCDLDGDGRDEIIVGTGAGKAPQVRIFSGGGLYGQFYAYPSYFRIGLSVACGDVTGDAIPEIVVAPISNGGPHVRVFNGSGGLVSQFFAYPSYFRIGLDLAVGDVDGNGVSEIVVAPLSNGGPHVRVFNASGEVQSQFFAFAENFRGGVRIASADVNADGADDIIVGAGIGGGPHLRVFDGNGSVIEQMFTFDPAFRGGISVGANFEPR, translated from the coding sequence ATGAGATGGGGGCGCTTCATAGGCGGAATAGTTCTAGTTTGGATTTTCAGTTTTTTTAGTCCGCAAGTAGAAGCGCAAAGTCAGTTTGTATATCCTGGTCAGCGGGTTGTGGGATTTACCACAACTGGTATAAGTGCAAATGAGGAAGGTGACATTATTACCGATAATGATCATCTCGCCACTATACTTTCGACCTTTCCCTCCTTAACTGTGCAGCAATTAAGTGCGCAGAGTTTTCTTTTTTCATTACCAAATGAAACTGAGGCAAATGATTTGCAGGATAGACTTGCCTCATTGCCTGAGACTCGGTATATAGAGCCAAATTATTTAGTAGGAGCAACCTTCACTCCTAATGATCCTTTGTATAACCAGCAATGGAATTTTACAAAGGTAAAAGCGTCTCAGGCCTGGGATTATGACACGAGCAGTCCAACCCATGGTGGTGATCCGAGTGTTATCGTCGCAGTCTTAGATACTGGCGTTGCCTATCAAGCATATACAGACCCTAACCCAGCGAAGTGTTTAGTAGAAAATCCGGGTAATTGCTTATCAGCTGGTGCAGAGTATGCAAAAGCGCCAGATTTTAGTGCCACAAATTTCACAACTGGATATGACTTTGTAAACGAAGATACTCATCCGAATGATGATAATGGACATGGTACACATGTAAGTAGCACCATAGCAGAGACAACACATAACAGCCTCGGCGCTGCGGGTTTGGCATATCACAGCACAATCATGCCGGTTAAAGTTTTAGCCAGAGATGGATATGGTACTACTGCTGATATTGCGCAGGGGATTGATTATGCGCGAACACACGGCGCTGATATTATATCCATGAGCTTGGGAACAAGTAGCTACAGTCAGGCTCTGACTGACGCAGTAAATGATGCTATTGCTCAGGGAATTCTAGTGGTCGCTGCTACCGGAAATGCAAATAGCTCAACCTTGCTATACCCAGCTCGCACCTCAGGAGTTATTGCCGTGGGAGCTACCGGAAATACCACACAAAATACTCGCGCCTCGTACTCTAATTATGGACAAAATATCGCCTTGGTTGCACCAGGCGGGGATGGCTCCTCATCAATTATCCAGCAAGGATTCACAAACCTCGATGGGGATAGCCTACCAGCTGATTTTACCACTTTTGGTTATGTGGGCTATCAGGGCACGTCGATGGCCACTCCACATGTGAGTGCTGCCTTAGCACTCTTTTTAGCAGCCGGCGCTGATCCTGCTGATGCTAAAGGCGTGCTTACTGAAACAGCTAAGGACCTCGGTAGTAGTGGCTATGATCTCGAGTATGGATACGGGCTTTTAGATATTGATGCCGGCTTGTCTGTTATCACTACTGATGTTACGCCGCCAGTATCCTCAGCTAGTCTCAGTCCCAGTAGTCCAAACGGCCAAAATGGTTTTTATAGCACAGCCCCGCAGATGACATTGTCCGCTAGCGATGATGCCGCTGGGGTGAGTGCAATTTTTTATCGCATTAATAGCGGTAGTTGGCAGACATACTCCAGTGCAGTGACTTTGCCTAAAGGTAATATAACTGTGGAATATTATGCCGAAGATCTTGCTGACAACATTGAAAGTGCCCATAGCTTTGAAGTAAAAATCGACACCCTGGCTCCAACGGTTACCATAACGTATCCTTTTGCAGGTAGCTCAACCGGGAATCGACGTCATTATATCGTTGGCGTATCACGTGACGATGATTCAGGAATTGCTGAAGTGACCGTGAATGGGCGTCTTGCTTTTCGTGATGGCAATACCTACTCCGGCGTGCTTACTTTAGGGCCGGGATTGAACACCGTGACAGTGAAGGCCACTGATCAGGCAGGGTTAGTGAGCACAGCGACTGATACGATGAACTACGACGTTTGGGTTAATCTACTCAGCGCGCCTTTAAGCAACCATAGTCCAACCGTGCGAACCTTGCGTCAGGATGGGAGTCTCCTATGGGAGACAATGGCCTATGCTCCAAACTTTACTGGAGGAGTGAATATTACTTCAGGTGATATTGATCGAGATGGATTAATGGAATTTGTAAGCGCGCCAGCTTCAAGTGGTGGTCCACACATTCGCGTCTTTTCCTCGCGTGGGGCTTTGGAATACCAGTTTATGGCCTATGCGCCAAGTTATCGAGGTGGAGTAAGCATTGCAACCTGCGACTTGGATGGTGATGGACGTGATGAAATTATTGTGGGTACTGGTGCAGGAAAAGCGCCCCAAGTGCGCATTTTTAGCGGCGGAGGCTTATACGGTCAATTTTATGCCTACCCATCATATTTTCGCATAGGTCTCTCTGTTGCATGTGGTGATGTGACTGGGGATGCTATTCCTGAAATTGTTGTAGCGCCAATTAGTAACGGTGGGCCACATGTGCGTGTTTTTAATGGGAGTGGAGGACTGGTCTCTCAATTTTTCGCTTACCCAAGCTACTTTAGAATCGGTTTAGACCTGGCAGTTGGTGATGTGGATGGTAATGGCGTATCAGAAATAGTCGTTGCTCCTTTAAGTAATGGTGGACCGCATGTTCGAGTATTTAATGCGAGTGGGGAAGTGCAGTCTCAATTTTTCGCTTTTGCCGAGAATTTTCGCGGAGGAGTACGCATTGCGAGCGCGGATGTGAATGCTGATGGGGCTGACGATATCATTGTGGGTGCAGGGATTGGCGGAGGGCCACACCTGAGAGTTTTTGATGGTAACGGAAGTGTCATTGAACAAATGTTTACTTTTGATCCAGCTTTCCGCGGTGGCATCAGCGTTGGAGCAAACTTTGAGCCAAGATAA
- a CDS encoding serine protease, whose amino-acid sequence MKPKIAPTSPKYSQEASVEKLYNQSTIEQPSKRVSWISILLFTVLFGLLSGAVGMVLLNSLYQQNPQWPFWRDIRLAETSNEAREVIIRETGSTDRIDQDRQALYDRVTQSLLSVYQVEDTQYTYLGTGAFVTTDGIFVFDGKVNASTISGQVVAYTNAGKKLDVSILAYDPISDLSLGQVSGEQYQVLSFGVAADLHAGQGLYILSANRSLGVPQIRSTQLVSANASINSDPLSLESSEVLSHDILLSGEAAVSPGSIVVDQNGSLQGIYLQQENPNRIFPVVYIRTALQAYTSSGLITRTRLGVHGYDLHNSVGLSESQTNQRNDGFLLAGTAADPAVVEGGPASEAGLQDGDIIISVNGQNIDQSHSLQQLLQSVTIGAEVDINYLRDGVTQNSKVILSSLST is encoded by the coding sequence ATGAAACCAAAGATCGCTCCCACATCCCCAAAATATTCCCAAGAAGCCTCAGTTGAGAAGCTTTATAACCAAAGTACAATTGAGCAACCAAGTAAACGAGTTTCTTGGATTTCTATTCTTCTTTTCACGGTTCTATTTGGTTTGTTATCTGGGGCAGTAGGGATGGTACTTCTCAATAGTCTATATCAACAGAACCCTCAATGGCCTTTTTGGCGAGATATTCGTCTCGCAGAAACCTCAAATGAGGCTCGAGAGGTTATTATTCGGGAGACAGGGAGCACCGATCGGATTGACCAAGACAGGCAGGCGCTTTATGACCGAGTGACTCAATCACTCCTTAGTGTATATCAAGTTGAGGATACTCAGTACACGTACCTTGGTACAGGAGCTTTTGTTACCACTGATGGTATCTTTGTTTTTGATGGAAAAGTTAATGCAAGTACCATTAGTGGTCAGGTTGTCGCATATACTAATGCAGGAAAAAAGTTGGACGTAAGTATTCTTGCCTATGATCCAATTAGCGATCTAAGCCTTGGTCAAGTGAGCGGAGAGCAATACCAAGTATTGAGCTTTGGTGTAGCTGCGGATTTGCACGCCGGGCAAGGGCTATATATTTTAAGTGCGAATCGATCACTTGGAGTGCCGCAAATTCGTAGTACGCAGTTAGTCAGCGCAAATGCATCAATAAACAGTGATCCGCTTTCGCTTGAATCAAGCGAGGTCTTATCCCACGATATTTTGCTGAGTGGAGAAGCGGCGGTGAGCCCGGGGTCAATTGTGGTTGATCAAAACGGTTCTCTGCAAGGTATATATTTGCAACAAGAAAATCCAAATCGTATTTTCCCTGTTGTATATATACGAACAGCTCTTCAGGCCTATACCAGTTCAGGACTTATCACACGGACTCGATTAGGTGTGCATGGTTATGATTTGCATAACTCAGTAGGATTAAGTGAGAGCCAAACGAATCAGCGAAATGATGGGTTTTTGTTGGCAGGGACCGCGGCTGACCCAGCAGTTGTTGAGGGTGGGCCGGCCAGCGAGGCGGGTCTACAAGACGGCGACATCATTATCTCCGTGAATGGTCAAAATATTGACCAGTCCCACAGCTTGCAGCAATTACTCCAGTCCGTGACTATAGGCGCTGAAGTGGATATAAATTACTTACGGGACGGTGTAACGCAAAACAGTAAAGTTATCTTAAGTTCACTGTCGACATGA